The Vigna angularis cultivar LongXiaoDou No.4 chromosome 9, ASM1680809v1, whole genome shotgun sequence DNA window TCAATGTTGTTGCTGTTATCATGGATGTtctatttattttctcaaacaATGTTGATTTTAGTTATCTTATCACGTGAACAACATTTATCTATAATCTACTTTGTCCCCTCTCAGCATATCCTGATGAAAGATGTTTGTAGGCTTGATTGGTTTAGAAGATTATTTCATGTTTGATGCTAAAGGTGTCAGTGgtatttaatatgtaaaactATAATTTGAATGTGAAATGAATTTCATGTTAGTTGATCATGTTTGTAGGATTTTGTAATGGTTCAAAAGGAAGtgaagtttcattatttttcagcAGCTTTGTACTATAAAAGCCATAACAGTCTTCTCCCATATTCTAAGCACAATCTGATAAACGCTCATGTCCTTGCTTGATATGTTAGACTTTGGTCAATTCCTTTATGGACAGATATTTATGCTTACTATTATTAGAATTGACATTTGATGGACTGAATCAACATTGGTTGCTTTCCCAAGTCATTATATTCAAACTTCTTATTTTTAGCTTTAACTTTACAATAGTTTTAAGTAAAGTTGACAATGTCAATATGACAACAGTTCTAGTTGGCCAAACTTTCTTTAGTTTATCAATAGATGCTTCAACATAAGggtataaaagtatataaaagtGCAACATAAGggtataaaagtatataaaagtgctgtaaatattataaacattcAGGAGGTCAAATATgtctaaatttatttaaataattgttttctttaactTAAAGTCTTATGTTTTGTACATTAGTAAATTTACATAACAATTTATCATACAGTTGTTTGAATTGCTTTCCCTTGTTAGATTAAACCGAAAGTAACAAACAATAGAAACTTACACACTTAATAACTTTCATTGACTAGGTAAAATACCAATGTTAGTTATACAACACTAAGCTTCATGCGTACTAAAACACAGTTTAACATACATTCATTGCATCCTAAGTACAATGAAAAACACTACTACAATAGATCATGGATTTGTCATCCATATTGAAACTACAATTATGTTCATCAAACAAAGAACACAATTAGCAACTTAATCTAATTTTGCAAAATCTTAACTGATTTTTCCAAATCACTTATAATCTTCCATCCACCTTACATTTCTTCTCTGTTCACGAAAGAGTCAGTCTCTCCTTCGCACTTCACATTTGTATCTCTTTCCTTAATCTCATCATCAATGCAACATCTGAAGTAATAACAACCACCATCTTCATTACCATTCTGTATCAAAAAAACACTAATTACATCCAACAATGgtctattttaaaaaacaataaaacaaataccTTAACATCCATGTTCTTTTACCTTGTACTTAGGGAAGCTCCAAAATTGCTTCCCTCTGTTCTTAGGAGTTCTAGCAATTCTTAAACCAGATTTCTCTCCACAAAGGCAAATGAGTAATACACCATCAATCCTAGATCCTCTGCCACCACCACAAACGAGATTAGCATTTTGCTTCCGTCACCCATTACATGTGGAAGACGAACATGAATGGGCATCTTCAAACCTGTATTACTTCAACCACAACGCTGAAAAGGAACAGAAAACTACATCAACCAACATCCACCAAGAACATCAAATAACTACATCAATGAAGATCAACACTTTCTCAACAAACGAACAACATAACAACCAATATCAAATACCATTTTATTAGGGATTCAAGAACAATGAACACCTTTGAACAAGCACAACGAAAAAAATCTACATTCCTCTTTTATTAAGGATTGAAGCAATTAGGGATTCATAAATTATTCATTGTACGAACTTTtctcaactttttttatttcaaaacaacTTAAATTCacataactaacacaatatgtGAGCTACGTCATTTAAAACACCAACATTAGCATGTCACATGAATGTAACACTAAGGCTATTGGTCCAGTTTAATAGCAAGGGTCTAATTGGagcaattttacaaaaataatgatttaattgaGACGAGAGAAGActaagggacctatttgagattctcaCCTCAAAGGGAACCTTgcgaatgattaaaccttttagTTATCCGtcataattttttctaattttagaaaatagaaataaaacttTATGAATATAAGgtaatgaataaaattaagtgttgtgagataaaaaaatcaaagtagTTATAATTGTatctattaaattttctttctaatttaatCCTCACTCggattttttaatttgaaattttttattaatttaattttttatttttgtaggtaagtttttttttacataacttacaattaaatctaaatatattaaattataaacttttagcattattattttcaattttataaaacatttactttataattaattatttttttaaatttaaatttatattttatactaaattagttttttcttcAATCACCCTAAATTAAATCCAAGACAAACTTTCATCTCTTGTCTAATTTGATTGAGCAATAATAGATATAcagtttcattttatttacacttattatatatatatatatatatatatattcttttttacttCTCTCGTCACATCatataacttataaatttataatttttactctATTTCTAAGTGTATATTAAGTGTCGATACTCCTTTTTAATATCCATAAATCATCTTTCAATTTGAATATCAATCCTACTTTCCTTAATCCAAACAAAAACAGTGCATCTCGTTTTCTGTATAATTCCATTCTCAATAACAATACAAATAAAGTAcgaaaaaaatagtataatgtcttaaaagaaaataaaaattagtataattaaaaaacacgGAAATGGAAACCAACGTAGAAAACGAGTTTGCTtctatctttcttctttcattcattCGTACTTTAAATTGGCTCcaacttttctctctcttcgCACCAAACTAATATATCCTCCTTGCATCTCTCATTCCCGACACTAGACAACGTTTCAAATTCCCGACATGGTAGAATCGGAGGAGAGAGCCACGCTGACGTGGCACAAAATCCCGGACCTCAAATCCTCCCGCAACGACATCGTTACTCCGCTCCGAGATGGCGTCGCCGTTCTCCGCCTCGCACCCGGCAGTGGCACACGCTGTAATTTCGCGAGCGTGTCAGTGGCAGAAAGGAAATTCGACAGGGAATTCTCGCCGACTGTGGCTCAGCTGCTGCAGCACCCGCTCGCGGTGGGGGCATTGGTGCCTAGAGACGCCGCTCTGTTCCTCGCTGGCGCTATCGCCGGCGCCGCCGCGAAATCGGTCACCGCCCCCCTCGACCGCATCAAGCTTCTCATGCAGGTCCGCATtcgtttcatttttttcttctatcgCCGTTTTCGCGGATAAGTTAGTGTCTGAAAGTTCGGTCAATTCAACATTGCGCATTTTGCAGACTCACGGCGTGCGAGTTGGACAAGAAAGTGTCAAGAGAGCGATTGGTTTCATTGAGGTATTGAGTAGTCGGAACTTCTTTTTCCATGTTTGGTTCTGTTTagacacacatatatatacatacacacacacacatatacacacacacatgtacttatatatacaaacacatactaatattaatttatgtcactatttgttgaattttatgAGGCGCATGAATTtgtgatataatttaaaattacatgTTTGGTTCACCATGAATCCTtgttctaattttatattagtgCTTCTCTTGTTAATGAGTTTCGGTATCATGTCAACTTTGGAGAATGGGGTCATGTCTCCTTCGGGGATTATTTTATTAGTAGAAACTCAACCATAAAAAGATTTTCTAAAGCAAATTTGAAAACGGGAAGCAAAGTTGTGAAAAAATTATTCTGAGAGCAACAAAACGTGGAGTAGCTGGCTTATTCTTTGGCCActgttgataaaatattttgtgttGTTATCAACTAGTGGAAGTCCATATTTGAAAAGTGTGACAGTGTGATTTTATAATTGGTGCTTTTGTAAATGCTTAATGAGAtctatttgtttgttttggttaAATGGTTGGTAATTTGTGGTGTTTGTTTAGGTTGTTTCCTCTTGAAAGCATGATGATTGTAGATATTGGAATATTTTAGGATtcttatattgttttaaaaaccTTATTGAATAGGCTTGTGGTTATGATACTACAAAACTACTTGAGCTCAGTTAAATATGAACAGTTAGCAGATTTCAAATTGTTCAATGTCTTCTTCTCTCCTTTTCCATTGAAACTCTATAATTTTCAAACGTAGCTGTTTTATTATAAAGGAAATGTTCAAATTGTGTCTGTGTGATGGCTTCCAACTTATTGATAGAAGGACTTCTTAAGTTTCTAATTAATTACCTTCCTGTGTAATGCTCAGTTGCTAATCTTTGCATGAGCTGGTCCCAAGCTTGGTTATAAGGCCGAGGATTGTGTTATGCAGTTGCGGTCATTGTATAGCTTTGTTGAATCCCTACGATTAATCACcttttctgattcaaaataTATGTCACTTACGAAATGCATATTTTAGTAGTCTTTCCCTGATAATCACGGTGTTGTACTTATTAGATGCATTGCACTCTCTCGTGAATGATTTGAAATAATATCAGTGAAATTTTTGTTGGGGCTTACATTGTCATGATTTACAGGCTATGACTGTAATAGGGAAGGAAGAAGGCATTAGAGGTTATTGGAAGGGCAATCTCCCCCAGGTCTTTATAATTAGGAACGAATTTATCGGTAATTAGTATTTTTGTATGTATATCTTCTTATTCTGTTAGCTAgtcttttcatttgttttagtGTCTCTACTTCTAATGTTCCAGGTGATTCGAGTTATACCTTACAGTGCTGTCCAGCTTTTTGCTTATGAAATTTACAAGGTTAACTGTTAATTATCTTTCATGAATTTCTTATAAACCCATTATTTCATGTTGATGTCTAAGTTATACCTTGTtgattaatagaaaatattcaaGGGAAAGGATGGTGAGCTCTCTGTGGTGGGAAGACTTGCAGCAGGTGCTTTTGCTGGCATGACATCAACTTTTGTGAGTAATTCATTATGATGCCCGACCTTGTATGATATGCAACTGcttttgtaatgttattttgtttcatGCAAGGGATTAAACCTTGTGTTAAACACTTATgaacaactttttaattttcaatgtATGTATCTAACGTCGTATATTTATATGTAGATCACTTACCCGTTAGATGTCCTAAGATTACGATTAGCTGTTGAACCTGGTTATCGAACAATGTCAGAGGTATATAAACTTGTCTGTGAAATATTTTCACAAGATGTTCCTCTGTAAATGAAGCATATTGTGCTTTTTCTAGGTTGCCTTGAGCATGCTAAGGGAGGAAGGATTTGCATCTTTTTACTATGGTCTTGGGCCTTCTCTCATTGGAATTGCTCCATATATTGCAGTGAATTTCTGTGTTTTTGATTTGTGAGTTCATTAGTgatctttttgtcttttaagaACATTGGATATTGGAAAgacattaacattaaattattgtGACCTTCTATGGACAATAGATTAAAGAAGTCATTGCCAGAGAAATATCAGAGGAGAACTGAAACTTCTTTACTCACTGCTGTTATTTCATCATCTCTTGCCACACTCACATGCTATCCTTTGGACACAGTGCGAAGACAAATGCAATTGAAGGGTACTCCTTATAAGACTGTATTAGATGCCATTTCAGGTTAGGACTTCTCGATTTACCTTTTAGCATCAGCATGCTATACTCACTCACATGACaaatatataactataataaCCATATTTATGAGTTTTTCTTATCAGCATCCAAATAATCACCATTGTTATGCATAACATAAATCTTCTTCAGTATTATCATTACCTCATGCGTGGATTACATGCCATCTTTAGTTAGGCAAATTCATTCTA harbors:
- the LOC108347116 gene encoding probable envelope ADP,ATP carrier protein, chloroplastic, encoding MVESEERATLTWHKIPDLKSSRNDIVTPLRDGVAVLRLAPGSGTRCNFASVSVAERKFDREFSPTVAQLLQHPLAVGALVPRDAALFLAGAIAGAAAKSVTAPLDRIKLLMQTHGVRVGQESVKRAIGFIEAMTVIGKEEGIRGYWKGNLPQVIRVIPYSAVQLFAYEIYKKIFKGKDGELSVVGRLAAGAFAGMTSTFITYPLDVLRLRLAVEPGYRTMSEVALSMLREEGFASFYYGLGPSLIGIAPYIAVNFCVFDLLKKSLPEKYQRRTETSLLTAVISSSLATLTCYPLDTVRRQMQLKGTPYKTVLDAISGIVERDGVIGLYRGFVPNALKNLPNSSIRLTTYDIVKRLIAASEKEFQTITEENRNKKKPQ